A portion of the Microlunatus phosphovorus NM-1 genome contains these proteins:
- a CDS encoding ArsR/SmtB family transcription factor produces MRADNQRDRVEVAGPVDAQFVELAVEVFSMLADPTRVRIVLALQGGELPVNTIATAVDKAPASVSQHLAKLRLARIVASRQDGNRVFYRLANEHAAQLVTDAIHQAEHALGQPRHHRRDTT; encoded by the coding sequence GTGCGCGCAGACAACCAGCGGGACCGTGTGGAGGTGGCCGGGCCGGTCGACGCGCAGTTCGTTGAGCTGGCGGTGGAGGTGTTTTCCATGCTGGCCGACCCGACCCGGGTCCGGATCGTACTGGCCCTGCAGGGCGGCGAGCTGCCGGTGAACACGATCGCTACCGCAGTCGATAAGGCACCGGCATCGGTCTCGCAGCACCTGGCGAAACTCAGGTTGGCCCGGATCGTGGCCTCCCGGCAGGACGGCAACAGGGTCTTCTACCGGCTCGCTAATGAGCACGCTGCGCAGCTGGTCACTGACGCCATCCATCAGGCCGAACACGCCCTCGGCCAGCCGCGGCACCACCGCCGGGACACCACTTGA
- a CDS encoding PA14 domain-containing protein, protein MTVAGSAEESTAQTEGLRWFVLRLGEPVSVRGVDLDAHALDGRPVAAVVFESRPDGPGDLVLSVVRGWGAQPRLDLYWDASGAGPGEHGYAWSVSASGSLLVTARGEAVIEYGPAAWHQWQP, encoded by the coding sequence ATGACGGTGGCGGGTTCGGCCGAGGAGTCGACGGCGCAGACTGAGGGTCTGCGCTGGTTTGTACTACGACTTGGAGAGCCGGTCAGCGTTCGCGGCGTCGACCTCGACGCCCATGCCCTCGACGGTCGTCCGGTTGCAGCGGTGGTGTTCGAGAGCCGACCTGACGGGCCCGGTGATCTGGTGTTGAGCGTGGTCCGGGGCTGGGGCGCGCAACCGCGGCTGGATTTGTACTGGGACGCCAGCGGCGCCGGGCCAGGTGAGCACGGCTACGCCTGGTCGGTGTCGGCCAGCGGCTCACTGCTGGTCACCGCCCGCGGCGAGGCGGTGATCGAGTACGGTCCTGCCGCTTGGCACCAGTGGCAGCCCTGA
- a CDS encoding cation diffusion facilitator family transporter, with the protein MSATGSGASDLDDPGTGRRRTGDAATHAHPTVEQDHRSGDPEQRRHNGHQDHDHSHGDRRQDHSDDPHSHGHDHGDHSHDHGEHGHRHRAGVRGFLYGLFVPHSHDARDSIDDALEASHEGVRALKVSLLILAVTAALQVVVVVISGSVALLADTIHNFSDALTAVPLWVAFVLGRRAATRRYTFGYGRVEDLAGLFIVAMIALSAVVAGYESIRRFFEPQQLENIWWVFAAGLIGFAGNEIVASYRIRVGRRIGSAALIADGVHARTDGFTSLAVVFGVLGVWAGFPLADPIVGLLISIAIFVLLFGTARDIGRRLLDGVDPALVDIAEQTLIAVPGITGVSETRLRWMGHRLSIEATITTDPDLPVADFHAHRTRCRRRDPQRYVQHRGRPARARCAPRTQRQPYDGCDLTVQRTPTSCQRRPDFDANGGGFRFTKSVFAYLRLFADTWRLV; encoded by the coding sequence ATGAGCGCAACCGGATCCGGGGCCTCTGACCTCGATGACCCCGGGACAGGTCGGCGACGTACTGGCGACGCGGCCACCCACGCTCACCCGACGGTCGAGCAGGATCACCGCAGCGGTGATCCTGAGCAGCGGCGGCACAACGGGCATCAGGACCACGATCATTCACACGGCGACCGCAGGCAAGACCACAGTGACGACCCGCACAGCCACGGCCATGATCACGGTGACCACAGTCATGATCACGGCGAGCACGGCCATCGGCACCGGGCCGGGGTCAGGGGCTTCCTCTACGGGCTGTTCGTACCGCACAGCCACGACGCCCGAGACTCAATCGACGACGCCCTGGAGGCCAGCCACGAGGGAGTCCGGGCACTCAAAGTCAGTCTGTTGATCCTGGCTGTTACAGCGGCCTTGCAGGTCGTGGTGGTGGTGATCAGTGGCTCGGTCGCGTTGCTGGCCGACACGATCCACAACTTCTCCGACGCATTGACCGCGGTGCCGCTTTGGGTGGCGTTCGTGCTCGGACGCAGGGCCGCGACCCGTCGCTACACCTTCGGCTACGGTCGGGTGGAGGATCTGGCCGGGTTGTTCATCGTCGCGATGATCGCGTTGTCGGCGGTCGTGGCCGGGTATGAGTCGATCCGCCGGTTCTTCGAGCCGCAGCAGCTGGAGAACATTTGGTGGGTGTTCGCGGCCGGGCTGATCGGGTTTGCCGGCAACGAGATCGTCGCCTCCTACCGGATCCGGGTCGGCCGCCGGATCGGGTCGGCGGCGCTGATCGCCGACGGCGTGCATGCCCGCACCGACGGGTTCACCTCCCTCGCGGTCGTGTTCGGCGTGCTCGGGGTGTGGGCCGGGTTCCCGCTCGCGGACCCGATCGTCGGTCTGCTGATCAGCATCGCGATCTTCGTGCTGTTGTTCGGCACCGCCCGCGACATCGGCCGCCGGCTTCTCGATGGTGTCGATCCGGCCCTGGTCGACATCGCCGAGCAGACCCTCATCGCGGTGCCGGGCATCACCGGAGTGTCCGAGACCCGGCTGCGATGGATGGGGCACCGGCTGAGTATCGAGGCCACCATCACTACCGACCCGGACCTACCGGTCGCCGACTTCCACGCGCATCGAACACGCTGCCGACGTCGCGATCCGCAGCGCTATGTCCAGCATCGGGGTCGTCCGGCTCGTGCCCGATGCGCACCGCGCACTCAACGACAGCCATACGACGGCTGCGATCTGACAGTTCAGCGCACCCCGACCTCCTGCCAAAGGCGACCGGATTTCGATGCCAACGGCGGCGGCTTTCGGTTCACCAAGTCAGTCTTTGCATATCTGCGCTTATTCGCGGATACTTGGCGGCTCGTGTGA
- a CDS encoding helix-turn-helix domain-containing protein has product MPRPVLTQEDQRRGRRLGASLQRRRGTTSGAQVANQAGISIDALRKLEEGKTPTPGFFQIARIAAVLHVSLDDLLGDATDGNSKQ; this is encoded by the coding sequence ATGCCAAGACCCGTCCTGACGCAAGAGGACCAGCGGCGCGGCCGACGTCTGGGCGCGTCCCTGCAGCGTCGACGCGGCACAACCAGTGGCGCCCAGGTGGCGAATCAGGCAGGGATCTCGATCGACGCGCTCCGCAAACTCGAAGAAGGCAAGACACCCACTCCAGGGTTCTTTCAGATCGCCCGGATCGCAGCCGTGCTGCACGTTTCCCTCGACGACCTGCTCGGCGACGCTACTGACGGGAACAGCAAGCAGTGA
- a CDS encoding 8-oxoguanine DNA glycosylase, producing MTSIIALPSASVPLTVDVDHPCSVPEPIGRDVVLVSRDWSRYLQWWDATRFATPAFWVELTRQRARPITYQIGKTLLEEVGVCMLGGYGITERMASAAFHRVREEGLLTGKPVTEEAVAAVLSAPFQLPGSQRAVHYRFPRSKGRRLAAVIDTLHRSEPPGTDEPRLLRDWLLTLPGVGPKTASWIVRNMTRTDLVAVIDVHIRRAGIVAGLFDPAWRLPRDYNHFETAFVVWARIGGVPTADLDACIWSELAALGPAARTLFSVKHLSDLD from the coding sequence GTGACTTCGATCATCGCTCTGCCGTCCGCGTCGGTCCCGCTGACTGTTGACGTCGACCACCCTTGCAGCGTCCCGGAGCCCATCGGCCGCGACGTAGTCCTGGTCAGCCGTGACTGGTCGCGCTACCTGCAGTGGTGGGATGCGACCCGCTTCGCCACGCCGGCGTTCTGGGTGGAGCTGACCCGTCAACGTGCCCGCCCGATCACGTACCAGATCGGCAAGACTCTGCTGGAAGAGGTTGGGGTGTGCATGCTCGGCGGCTACGGGATCACCGAACGCATGGCCAGCGCCGCTTTCCACCGCGTCCGCGAAGAAGGCCTCTTGACCGGGAAACCCGTCACTGAGGAGGCTGTCGCCGCCGTCCTGTCGGCGCCGTTCCAGCTGCCCGGTTCCCAGCGTGCGGTTCACTACCGATTTCCGCGGTCGAAGGGGCGACGGTTGGCAGCCGTCATCGACACCCTCCACCGCTCCGAGCCACCGGGCACAGACGAACCGCGGCTGCTTCGGGACTGGCTGCTCACTCTGCCAGGCGTGGGCCCGAAGACAGCGTCATGGATCGTGCGGAACATGACCCGCACTGACCTCGTCGCCGTAATCGACGTTCACATCCGCAGGGCCGGAATCGTGGCCGGCCTGTTCGACCCGGCATGGCGGCTCCCCCGCGACTACAACCACTTCGAGACCGCATTCGTCGTCTGGGCACGGATCGGTGGAGTGCCCACCGCTGACCTCGACGCGTGCATCTGGTCCGAACTCGCGGCACTCGGCCCCGCAGCTCGCACGCTATTCAGTGTGAAGCATCTCTCCGACCTCGATTAG
- a CDS encoding PfkB family carbohydrate kinase, giving the protein MGVTVIGGSYRETCREPSIDRLLGSGMRAAATLADLGHDTQLVTCIDDDTSDELSAVAHTLGIRVAAHTRAEPVTFAYDTPLHHPNTYGTSAASPLHAADSAVLGFGMVETQWSADASVLVIDPQHASVADLLQRCSAGRTAIVLNEHEARRITGEHDLTAAAQALLAAPANVVVVKQGAVGGLIASADGVEAFGAHATDLVEPLGSGDAFSAGFAHAWALNDADPATAARFGSKVAAAHSLAGSPQVTQSLHCLDDPLPYPTGQWPRVYLAGPFFDLAQRTLIHVVRHALLQIGVEVFSPLHDVGRGGDEVAVADLDGLAGCHSVLALLDGADPGTVFEVGWATREGIPVIGFADSVDDHGWTMIRGTGSRVVSDLASAVYSAAWAAMRRAAST; this is encoded by the coding sequence ATGGGTGTGACCGTGATCGGTGGCAGTTACCGTGAAACCTGCCGCGAACCGAGCATCGACCGGCTCCTCGGATCCGGCATGCGTGCCGCCGCCACGCTGGCTGACCTTGGCCATGACACCCAGCTGGTCACCTGCATCGACGACGACACGAGCGATGAACTGTCGGCCGTGGCCCATACGCTCGGGATCCGCGTGGCGGCCCACACCAGGGCGGAGCCGGTGACGTTCGCCTACGACACTCCCCTACACCACCCCAACACCTATGGCACATCAGCTGCGAGCCCGTTGCATGCTGCTGACAGCGCGGTGCTCGGTTTCGGCATGGTGGAAACGCAGTGGTCTGCGGACGCGTCAGTGTTGGTAATCGATCCGCAACATGCGTCCGTCGCTGACCTGCTCCAGCGCTGCTCGGCGGGCCGCACAGCGATCGTGCTGAACGAACACGAGGCCCGCCGGATCACCGGCGAACATGACCTCACGGCCGCCGCCCAAGCCCTGCTCGCAGCTCCCGCGAATGTGGTGGTGGTGAAGCAAGGTGCTGTCGGTGGCCTGATCGCGTCCGCCGACGGAGTTGAGGCTTTTGGCGCGCATGCCACCGACCTGGTCGAGCCCCTCGGGTCTGGTGACGCGTTCAGCGCCGGCTTCGCCCACGCCTGGGCACTCAACGACGCCGACCCGGCCACCGCGGCCCGGTTCGGCTCCAAGGTGGCGGCCGCGCACTCACTCGCCGGGTCACCGCAGGTGACGCAGTCTCTCCATTGTCTGGACGATCCGCTGCCGTACCCCACAGGGCAATGGCCGCGCGTGTACCTGGCCGGTCCGTTCTTCGATCTCGCCCAACGCACCCTGATCCATGTCGTACGGCACGCGCTGCTACAGATTGGGGTCGAGGTGTTCTCACCGTTGCATGATGTCGGTCGCGGCGGGGACGAGGTCGCCGTCGCCGACCTCGACGGACTCGCAGGCTGCCACAGTGTGCTGGCTCTGCTGGATGGTGCAGACCCGGGAACAGTGTTCGAGGTCGGATGGGCTACCCGCGAAGGGATCCCAGTGATCGGGTTCGCCGACAGCGTCGATGATCATGGGTGGACGATGATCCGCGGCACCGGCAGCCGCGTTGTCTCCGACCTTGCCAGCGCCGTCTACAGCGCCGCCTGGGCGGCCATGCGTCGAGCGGCCAGCACGTGA
- a CDS encoding 7-cyano-7-deazaguanine synthase, whose protein sequence is MNRVLLLSGGLDSTAVAAMVRPEHCVHVDYGQIPAEAELRAAAQVAVDLGLPFTSLAVPAGQVGAGLMSAEAADGLPVDVSPEWWPFRNQLLITLAAAWAVQRGFEVVIIGTVASDGARHADGTRDFLTRIDDLLAVQEGHLRVEAPAAGMSSAELITTSGVTDAVLGWTHSCHRANFPCGACPGCVKRQEVLQQLDRLR, encoded by the coding sequence GTGAACCGTGTCCTGCTGCTGTCCGGGGGTCTCGACAGCACTGCTGTCGCCGCCATGGTCAGGCCCGAGCATTGCGTGCACGTCGACTACGGCCAGATCCCCGCGGAGGCTGAGTTGCGTGCGGCTGCGCAGGTTGCCGTTGATCTTGGACTGCCGTTCACCTCGCTTGCTGTCCCGGCCGGGCAGGTCGGTGCCGGGTTGATGAGTGCAGAGGCAGCCGACGGACTACCTGTCGACGTGTCACCGGAGTGGTGGCCATTCCGGAATCAGCTGCTGATCACGCTCGCTGCGGCGTGGGCAGTGCAACGCGGCTTCGAGGTCGTGATCATCGGCACTGTCGCTTCCGACGGTGCCCGTCACGCTGACGGCACCCGGGACTTCCTCACCCGGATCGACGATCTGCTGGCCGTCCAAGAGGGCCACCTTCGCGTCGAAGCACCAGCCGCGGGCATGTCCAGCGCCGAGCTGATCACAACCTCGGGTGTCACCGACGCTGTGCTCGGCTGGACCCATTCGTGCCATCGCGCCAACTTTCCCTGCGGGGCTTGCCCCGGCTGCGTGAAACGGCAGGAAGTGCTGCAGCAACTCGATCGGCTCCGATGA
- a CDS encoding VUT family protein produces the protein MAWIATFLACIVASNWAITHLGVDHGPDAPRTIPVGFGLSAPSGVVFAGALFALRDVIHERLGSAAVLVIIIVSAPVTMIAASPGLAVASVVTFVVAETVDLLVYRRIRASGYATAAIASNLASSLIDSALFLGLAFGAAQALHGTLGLTLGKVGSSTITVVIMLVIVRRVRHPSDPVGTAPICLSEPWWR, from the coding sequence ATGGCGTGGATTGCGACCTTCCTGGCCTGCATTGTCGCCTCCAACTGGGCGATCACCCATCTGGGTGTCGATCATGGACCGGATGCGCCGCGGACGATACCGGTCGGGTTCGGGCTGTCCGCACCGTCAGGAGTGGTGTTCGCAGGTGCTCTGTTCGCGCTGCGCGACGTCATCCACGAACGTCTCGGCTCTGCCGCCGTTCTCGTGATCATCATCGTCAGCGCACCGGTGACGATGATCGCTGCGTCCCCCGGGCTAGCAGTCGCCTCGGTCGTCACGTTCGTCGTCGCCGAGACCGTCGACCTGCTGGTCTACCGTCGCATCAGGGCGAGTGGATATGCGACGGCCGCGATCGCTAGCAATCTCGCGTCGTCGCTGATCGACTCAGCACTGTTTCTGGGACTGGCGTTCGGGGCGGCTCAGGCGCTACACGGCACCCTGGGACTGACCCTTGGGAAGGTGGGGTCATCGACGATCACCGTCGTGATCATGCTCGTGATTGTCCGACGCGTCCGTCACCCATCTGATCCAGTCGGGACGGCGCCAATCTGCCTTAGCGAGCCATGGTGGCGATGA
- a CDS encoding DUF4917 family protein: MVITPDVQPWPSISAADTFKTLLVGNGLSINIWPSFNYSSLFRQTPLPESAKAIFTAIDSTNFEEAMRRLAEARAITEAADKDASWIDPLYTTIRDQLFLAVQQVHITWNDLPDITKNAIGMHLCTYESVFTTNYDLILYWARMHVEDRHNAKTADLMWGLGGTFDRHSDLWPGWTGIYYLHGGLHLWRSRSTGTVGKWQHQGINILEQVANGYDATTDRQPLFVSEGTSVDKLRAIQTSEYLSIVTRKLFDDTKDTVVFGSALSASDTHIVEALAAGASRRIAISVCVDGQSTEQIVQLKADMHAKFPRHTLLFFDSATHPLGDPVLRAAKQ; this comes from the coding sequence ATGGTGATCACGCCCGATGTCCAACCCTGGCCGTCGATCTCAGCTGCGGACACGTTCAAGACACTGCTGGTAGGCAACGGCCTCAGCATCAACATCTGGCCGTCGTTCAACTACAGCTCGCTGTTCCGTCAGACACCGCTGCCGGAAAGCGCGAAGGCGATCTTCACCGCGATCGACAGCACCAACTTCGAGGAGGCGATGCGGCGCCTAGCTGAGGCGCGCGCGATCACGGAAGCGGCCGACAAGGATGCCAGTTGGATCGACCCGCTCTACACAACGATTCGAGACCAGCTCTTCCTGGCCGTCCAGCAAGTCCACATCACCTGGAACGACCTTCCTGACATCACCAAAAACGCGATCGGCATGCACCTGTGCACCTATGAGAGCGTCTTCACCACCAATTACGACCTGATCTTGTACTGGGCTCGCATGCACGTGGAAGACCGTCACAACGCGAAGACCGCGGATCTGATGTGGGGGTTGGGGGGCACCTTCGACCGGCACTCAGACTTGTGGCCAGGGTGGACCGGCATCTACTACCTGCACGGTGGCCTGCATCTGTGGCGTAGCAGGTCGACTGGGACGGTGGGCAAGTGGCAGCACCAGGGGATCAACATCCTGGAGCAGGTGGCGAACGGGTACGACGCGACAACTGACCGGCAGCCTCTGTTCGTGAGTGAAGGCACATCGGTCGACAAGCTCCGGGCGATACAGACTTCGGAGTACCTCTCGATCGTCACCCGGAAACTCTTCGACGACACGAAGGACACTGTGGTCTTTGGCTCGGCACTATCCGCGTCGGACACCCACATCGTTGAAGCACTTGCCGCTGGCGCGAGCCGAAGGATCGCGATATCAGTATGCGTTGATGGGCAGTCGACTGAGCAGATTGTCCAGCTGAAGGCTGACATGCACGCCAAGTTCCCGCGTCACACACTGCTGTTCTTCGATTCGGCCACTCATCCGCTTGGCGACCCCGTCCTGCGGGCGGCCAAGCAGTAG
- a CDS encoding HD domain-containing protein, with the protein MVDSRPFQRLRGVQQLAMTHLVYPGARHSRFEHCVGACHVAGRLAARLAILSPDKMHADRVRRIRAAALAHDIGHGPFSHVSEFVFEKLTGKEHVHESISAAILRHDEQVRGGLGAELCDWAADLLAGEGHGSRRSVDRDIVAGPADIDKLDYLLRDSHFCGVNYGRYDLDKLVESARLVTRTDGDYLAYHPDGVFALEEMLLARYHMHRQVYGHKTRLATDQMLMRAMLLGVQDGVLPRSVFEPEPIDGDFVEEYLLWDDRRVIDTLCDSDGGGGDLMRALRERRLFKRVGVVALDDLLGQVDRVAAGFAMQPTASVLDAMQKDVEAAVAEAAGVDPLWVALHWEDLQNPLSSKDDSRVTDKEIPITGHDGTRVNDKFTEVSEVFRDESIRSRRHVAVYVGSSSTSQPNVSVSSDTVMQSARQEIAKIGLAGQVI; encoded by the coding sequence GTGGTCGACAGTCGGCCGTTTCAGCGGCTGCGTGGCGTTCAGCAGCTCGCAATGACGCATCTGGTCTACCCGGGAGCACGGCACTCACGGTTCGAGCACTGCGTCGGTGCCTGCCATGTTGCAGGTCGTCTGGCCGCGCGGTTGGCGATCCTCAGTCCCGACAAGATGCACGCAGACCGTGTGCGCCGCATCCGAGCCGCAGCTTTAGCACACGACATCGGGCATGGGCCGTTCAGCCACGTCAGCGAGTTCGTGTTCGAGAAGCTAACCGGCAAGGAGCACGTTCATGAGTCGATCTCCGCCGCGATCTTGCGGCACGACGAACAGGTGCGGGGCGGTCTTGGCGCCGAGTTGTGCGACTGGGCCGCCGATCTGCTGGCGGGCGAAGGCCACGGAAGTAGGAGATCGGTCGACCGTGACATCGTTGCCGGCCCGGCCGACATCGACAAGCTGGACTACCTCCTCCGTGACAGCCACTTCTGCGGCGTGAACTACGGCCGCTACGACCTGGACAAACTGGTCGAGTCTGCGAGGTTGGTGACCCGAACCGACGGTGACTACCTCGCATACCACCCAGATGGCGTATTCGCCCTGGAGGAGATGCTCCTCGCTCGCTACCACATGCACCGACAGGTCTATGGCCACAAGACTCGGCTCGCAACCGACCAGATGCTGATGCGGGCAATGCTGCTGGGCGTCCAAGACGGGGTGCTGCCGCGTTCGGTGTTCGAACCGGAACCGATCGATGGGGATTTCGTCGAAGAGTACCTACTATGGGACGATCGACGAGTAATCGATACTCTGTGCGATTCTGACGGTGGAGGTGGTGACCTGATGCGCGCGCTCCGTGAACGGAGGCTGTTCAAGCGGGTGGGTGTCGTAGCGCTCGACGACTTATTGGGGCAGGTGGACCGCGTGGCGGCTGGGTTCGCTATGCAGCCGACTGCAAGCGTCCTGGATGCGATGCAGAAGGATGTTGAGGCAGCCGTGGCGGAGGCTGCTGGCGTGGATCCCTTGTGGGTGGCATTGCATTGGGAGGACCTGCAGAACCCGCTGTCATCGAAAGACGATTCCCGAGTCACCGACAAGGAGATACCCATCACCGGCCATGATGGCACCCGGGTGAACGACAAGTTCACTGAGGTCTCGGAGGTGTTCAGGGACGAGTCGATCCGGTCCAGACGTCACGTTGCGGTCTACGTTGGCTCCAGCAGCACGTCGCAGCCAAATGTCAGTGTCTCCTCGGATACTGTCATGCAAAGCGCACGACAGGAGATCGCGAAGATCGGTCTGGCAGGGCAGGTGATTTGA
- a CDS encoding helix-turn-helix domain-containing protein, producing MNSPAPTVDVSRLVKVLEQRIDSTGGSWRQAAAKIGVSPSLLSRLKNGQQPDLPAFAKITAWLGMTMDEFLGEPTKTETETELQTAITALLRGRHDLDDADKQYLESVFTATIRHIREVRPKDRP from the coding sequence GTGAACTCCCCCGCCCCGACCGTCGACGTCTCCAGACTGGTCAAAGTCCTGGAGCAACGGATCGACAGCACTGGCGGCTCCTGGCGTCAGGCGGCCGCCAAGATCGGCGTCAGCCCGTCACTGCTGTCGCGATTGAAGAACGGGCAACAGCCGGATCTGCCTGCGTTCGCCAAGATCACCGCCTGGTTGGGCATGACGATGGACGAGTTCCTCGGCGAGCCGACCAAGACGGAAACGGAAACCGAGCTGCAGACCGCGATCACTGCACTGCTCCGTGGCCGCCACGATCTCGACGACGCCGACAAGCAGTACCTGGAGTCCGTCTTCACAGCCACGATCCGGCACATCCGCGAAGTCAGGCCGAAGGACCGGCCATGA
- a CDS encoding ImmA/IrrE family metallo-endopeptidase — translation MTSKAALHRLAADVRAEIGLVATQPFDPEAWSEQYGVPIVKLSALQTEDEAVGRFLGAGSARWSAALLPNGTGQVVVYNDSHEDPRIRSDLAHEAAHVVAEHVVTLSWTTPDGRCSGWGKTQENEAAELAGALLIPPQIAQRSAMRGVPTVDLAQQYGVSVQMAQWRMSVSGGALIADRARRKRRSSAG, via the coding sequence ATGACCTCGAAGGCCGCGCTGCACCGTCTCGCCGCCGATGTGCGCGCGGAGATCGGCCTCGTGGCCACTCAACCGTTCGACCCGGAAGCGTGGAGTGAGCAGTACGGCGTACCGATCGTGAAGCTCAGCGCTCTCCAGACCGAGGATGAGGCGGTCGGTCGCTTCCTCGGCGCCGGGTCGGCGAGATGGTCCGCCGCACTGCTTCCGAACGGCACCGGTCAAGTCGTCGTCTACAACGACTCCCACGAAGACCCGCGCATTCGGTCAGACCTCGCTCACGAGGCCGCCCATGTAGTAGCTGAGCATGTGGTGACGCTCTCCTGGACGACTCCCGACGGCCGCTGCTCCGGCTGGGGCAAGACGCAGGAGAACGAAGCCGCTGAGCTAGCTGGGGCGCTGCTGATCCCACCGCAGATCGCCCAACGCAGCGCTATGCGGGGCGTGCCAACTGTGGATCTGGCCCAGCAGTACGGCGTGAGCGTCCAGATGGCGCAGTGGCGGATGAGCGTGTCGGGCGGCGCGCTGATCGCTGACCGTGCCCGCCGCAAGCGTCGATCATCGGCTGGATGA
- a CDS encoding XRE family transcriptional regulator: MADRNRLGGRRNGTGPGQDKPGQSGLGADRPQLTLFTDQSVQSDTAREAGSGSLDQKRAGVALGALSSAFLPARLTQARVLAGLTKRDLADRVGVSAQAVGQWESNVATPRPENVADLARSLHVDAAFFAAGRPHKRLDTADAHFRSLRSMRASDRARSLATVEQVWELTCALEHYVHLPEPNLPVVPAGTSPREAARMVRVHWGQQHGPFRHFVATAEVNGVVVVHADLDYIERVDAFSAVVAGRPIVVTTQRRSQNVFDHRFSSAHELAHLLLHSDDDPDQSTETTLVHTREKEADAFAAELLTPAAEMRSLLPERMDLAALDRLSRDWGVEVASLVRRMSELRVVSDATMRRAYIKLASTKELRRPDPVHAYAGERPQMLIEAVRVAGSLGHSRVALAQQLRWPARRIDELLGQGDPRPKLLLTQ; encoded by the coding sequence ATGGCTGACCGGAACCGACTCGGGGGTAGACGAAACGGGACAGGACCGGGTCAGGACAAGCCGGGACAGAGCGGGCTGGGCGCGGACAGGCCGCAGCTCACGCTCTTCACCGACCAGTCCGTCCAGTCGGACACCGCCAGAGAAGCCGGGAGTGGCTCGCTCGATCAGAAGCGTGCGGGGGTCGCGCTCGGCGCCTTATCCTCGGCGTTCCTACCGGCCAGGCTCACCCAGGCACGCGTGCTCGCCGGCCTGACGAAGCGCGATCTCGCCGACCGGGTCGGGGTCAGTGCCCAGGCGGTCGGCCAGTGGGAATCCAACGTCGCAACACCGCGGCCTGAAAACGTCGCCGACCTAGCACGGTCATTGCACGTCGATGCGGCCTTCTTCGCCGCCGGGCGGCCGCACAAGCGGCTCGATACCGCCGACGCCCACTTCCGCTCCCTGCGCTCCATGCGTGCCTCGGACCGGGCGCGGTCGCTCGCCACCGTCGAGCAGGTGTGGGAGCTGACCTGCGCCCTGGAGCACTACGTGCACCTGCCCGAGCCGAACCTGCCGGTCGTGCCGGCGGGCACTTCGCCGCGGGAGGCCGCGCGGATGGTGCGCGTGCACTGGGGGCAGCAGCATGGGCCATTCCGGCACTTCGTCGCTACAGCCGAAGTGAACGGTGTGGTCGTGGTCCATGCTGACCTCGACTACATCGAACGGGTCGACGCCTTCTCGGCGGTCGTCGCAGGCCGGCCGATCGTCGTCACCACCCAACGCCGATCCCAGAACGTCTTCGATCACCGGTTCTCTAGCGCGCATGAGCTTGCGCACCTGCTGCTGCATTCCGATGACGACCCGGACCAGTCCACGGAGACCACGCTTGTGCACACCCGGGAGAAGGAGGCCGACGCGTTCGCCGCCGAGTTGCTGACGCCCGCGGCGGAGATGCGATCCCTGCTACCCGAACGGATGGACCTTGCCGCACTCGACCGGTTGTCGCGTGACTGGGGTGTGGAGGTGGCCTCGCTGGTGCGTCGGATGTCGGAGTTGCGAGTCGTCTCCGACGCGACGATGCGCCGCGCCTACATCAAGTTGGCCAGCACCAAAGAGCTTCGACGGCCCGACCCCGTGCACGCTTACGCCGGCGAGCGTCCTCAGATGCTCATCGAGGCGGTGCGGGTGGCCGGATCGTTGGGCCACAGCCGCGTCGCGCTGGCCCAGCAACTGCGATGGCCTGCACGCCGCATCGACGAGCTTCTCGGCCAGGGGGATCCGCGGCCCAAGCTCCTTCTCACCCAATAA
- a CDS encoding helix-turn-helix domain-containing protein, with product MTRESPLDSGVSAAGVDDLVRLGQRIAAVRKQRGWTQSDLSEAAGISRVTVSKIERGTTDVGYVRLVRLARALEVSTSVFVD from the coding sequence ATGACACGTGAGTCCCCCCTCGATTCCGGCGTCAGTGCGGCCGGTGTTGATGATCTTGTCCGGCTGGGTCAGCGGATCGCCGCAGTCCGGAAGCAGCGCGGCTGGACCCAAAGCGACCTGAGTGAAGCTGCCGGCATCAGCCGGGTCACAGTGTCGAAGATCGAGCGCGGTACCACCGACGTCGGCTACGTACGGCTCGTCCGGTTAGCGCGGGCGCTTGAGGTCTCAACGTCGGTGTTCGTGGACTGA